Below is a window of Humulus lupulus chromosome 9, drHumLupu1.1, whole genome shotgun sequence DNA.
TGGACGACCcatccatgaataacttccacgacggagctttgtcttgaggctcaggcgctttaggTTGTTCTCACTGTTCGCTATCTGGGAGTTCGGTGGACTCTacaataaggtcggccaaaacttgtcccttgactgccgctcgcggtgaataagttatatcaaactgccctagttcgacagcccattttaataatcgcccagccgcctctggtttttggacgacttgccgaaggggctggtcagttagaactgtaataggatgggcttgaaagtaggggcgtagcttcctagaggccaggatcaagcaatatgctaacctctcaataggtggatatcttaattctgccccgatcagtctcttgctgacatagtagactgctttttgtatgccttcttcctctcgcactagtaccgcgctggcagcaacttcagtaatcgccagataaataaacaaagtttctcctgtacaaagtttctcctttgatcggcttcgacaagatgggaggctgtgccatatgtgctttcaaggcctggaatgcttgctcgcaatctcctgtccattcaaacttcttatttcctctaagtaggttgaaaaaagggacacacttgtctgttgatttcgaaatgaatctacttagggctgcgattcttccggttaaactttgtacatcttttatcctttctggcgacttcatgtcgatcaaggcttttatcttgtcagggttggccttgattcctcttgaatttacaatgaaccccagaaacttccctgatccaactccaaaggaacatttgaggggatttaacctcatctggtacttgtttaacacatcaaagcactcttgtaaatccctcacatgtccttctgccttcttagaccttaccagcatgtcgtccacgtatacctccatgtttatacCGAtttgctccttaaacatgtggttgactagccgttggtaagtcgcacttgcgtttttcagtccgaaggcaTTACTTTATatcagtataagcccgtatcggtccgaaagctggtgtgatcctcgtcaggggggtgcatgctaatctggttgtagcctgaatatgcatccatgaacgagaggatctcatgccctgcagttgcatcgaccagctggtcgattcttgggagtgggaagcagtctttcgggcaggctttattgaggtccgtaaaatccacgcaggtccaccattttccgttaggcttgggaaccagcactggatttgagacccacgatggataaaatgccaccctgatgaacccattctcctttagtctttcgacttcttcttttaaggctcttgatctatctttatcgagcagccttctcttttgttgcatgggtggaaaggtcttgtctatattcaggacatggctgattactgcaggatctattccagccatgtctttatgcgaccaggtgaaaacctcctggttctttcacaaaaattccaccagtgcgtgcttcgtggtaggctctaagtttttcccaacttttacgactctggtcgggtcttctttgtcgagttggacctcctccaggtcctcgacaagtccaacattttcttcaaaatccccaaagcgaggatctaaatctctatcctcactttgggcaacatcctatttggtgacttcatcaccggattgggcttgtatatcaactgccatctgctaCCTATCTGAGGTAGCGCTCTTCGACATTCCActctttgcctttgtgattgaggcgttgtagcactccctggcttccctctggtttcccaacacgcgtcctacccccgcatctgttgggaacttcatggccaagtgccacatagagatgacggcccgtagatcaaccattatgggccttccaataacgacattgtacgccgagggacaatcgaccactacaaaagtggcgagtaatgtccttgttgtgggcgctgtacctgtcgttactgggagtttgatcaatccggcgggggcgagtccttctccagagaagccgtatatcatttggttgcagggctccaagtccttaacggacaatttcatgcgttccagtgttgatttatacaggatattcactgaacttcctgtatcaaccagtactctcttcaccatcatgttggccatctggatgtccacgaccagtggatcagaatgtgggaacctgacgtgttgggcgtcaccatcagagaaggttatctcaccttcctctgaccgagcctttattggtgcacggtcctccacaatcatcatttcgatgtcctggtcgtggcgcaaatTCTGAGCATATctttccctggcctttccgctatttcccgcgaggtgcgggcctccacagatggttaagagtgtgccagtcacgggggcaggctgtaggggtggcgagcgctggcgcgTGGGCacttgctcgttgctacccggagcttctcgttgggaatttcccgaggcccgtacatatcttctcaagtgtccttgtctaataaggaactcgatttcatcttttaactggttgcattcattggtgtcatgtccgtagtcgttatgataacgacagaacttggtagtgtctctcttcgaaatatccttccaaatggggccaggttttttgtaaggcacactagaacttgtggcctaataaatctctccccgagactcaacgagggcagtgtagttagtgaaccgaggttcataacaattacccttggctcgtttgttgtcggaggtggaaggctcgttatacggccgttttccaccattcttgccattgccgttgccgttcccgttgccttttccattgccattaggtttggaaccattggcggctttggcgggttcggaagccttcttacccttgcttgagggctttccatcatcagcaatggcttcttcgagcttgatgtagcgatcagctcggtctaaaaattcttgggtagttctcactccttcctttcggagacttttgcAGAGGGGAGAACAACGTTTAACCCTTGCgataatggccatcattttgccttcgtcccccaccgtttttgctccagccgccgctcgcacaaagcgctggacgtaatcctttactgactccccatcctgctggcgaatttcaaccagctggtttgcttcggttggatgcacacgacctgtatagaactgtccataaaactcccttacgagcatttcccaggaaactatgcttgcgggagggaacttaaaaaccattcctgcgcagcttcagaaagtgttgcagggaagatcctgcaccaagcgtcttcggacactttctgaatgtccatttgaatttcaaacttgttgacatgagacactgggtctccacacccgtcaaagtttgggagtgtaggaattttgaacttgcttggagtttcggcattagcgaTCCTCTGTATGAAATGAGtgtctttcctcctatcgtggtcgatgtaagatgtccttcccccgaccagctgttgcactgcctggttgagggcgtttATCTGGGACTGTatagcggcaggaatcgctgtgtcctctgttgccggggggacattctcgccatgccgctcgcggcgatcgttgagtacgtcacgcaaatcctcgtctcttctccgctgctcgctgccgccgagctggttgaagacattattttgtttgggctgccccccaacatcccacctattgggttggtcatcttgaggtacctggctcctgcctttacctctttcttcattctttcGGCCAGCGttccccttgcctgagtcagcctcattatatccatggccatctctgaacctcgactggctatggtgggatcgactgttccctcgatttccattcctggctgaaacgtcctgagcgttagagggcggcctgcgctggtcgtggtgtccccgtgcatcatcgtgccgtgggggaccccggaccgcagagcttaactctgagtccctcctgttaccagggggatactgacctctgttcggtaggtttggctcatcacccctacggcgtctaggacttcaaggctgatgctcggccttattctgcctttgttgcgggggattgccgcgaccagcctgggatggtggctgcgcctcagggtccagcgggacgtcatcatggggcgcttgaggctgctcaggcctttgtggacttgaaggctggatcggtgggcttggattaggaaccctctggggtggcccattgccaggttggtcaggttgcgaaacaggtgcggcctgattcctttcCAGCTGCAAGgacgcctcgagggctgccatggcttcgctctggcggtggtccatctccgcctgcctttcgcttagttccgcgcgctgccgttcaatctcctgctgctgccgcgccacaactCTGGTAGCAGTatcttgactggctttcagactggccagctcctcctgcaacgcccccagggtactcttcagtgttgcatcatccatttcttcctcctcaaagtccagatgtggctcatcctccgccacgcttgcaaggggaggaggaggtggatttgatggcgcagcggcggtcgcctgtccagctttccttccagttttcgccattagttttctcagcaatgataaatcaagctctcaatgaaagcaccagaatgttgacccaggatttggccaactgacacggagtcagaatatgcttgatatgaatgaatgtgtagagaggaacgtaatgacaaaaagtaataacaacacgatatttttatagtggttcggccccaggatctggtaataacctacgcccacttagactgttattgatatagaatcaaaggagtgatcaaagaacaagggttcaatgagtttcactaacctctgaagaacaatataatatcactaggagaattactatagtctcaaatgatttaaaagccaaaagtcccttccttgagctatcttttgctatttataggctcaagggggattacaaaagattgttacagatattctttcctgaataatcggatactcaggagattgtgtgagttaaattcgagaTTTACAAATATCTTCTCAGTAAttttgctttgtatgcggaaccatcgaccagactggtcacaggtacgactgggccgcttactgcttttagcgtcctctggtcgataccctagcagagctcttccaggtgtcagccacgtgttcagggatcacttgccacgtcatcaatgctaaatTTTTGGATAACAGGGACCATTCTGTATCCTCCGtttggaattcaaggtaagaaaactgcacccttgtgtggtagTGAACGAGACTGAGATTCACAATTATTGATTGCTTGTATTATGTGTTTGTAATATTGATATGATATACAAGAATGACCGACATGAGGGAGCCAGGGCGAACAGTAAGTGTATTGAGCGCGGCTCGGCCTAAGCGAATCGGGGCCAGTTAGATCCAcaggggctcggcctaagtgtgccaaccctgattatttgggaacttgagattatgtgattatcattgattaattgaatatctgtactctgttttatgtttaaatgagataagcttgattgaatattcttattACTAAATGTATTTgctgttatagttttcttgctgggccttggctcgcgggtgctacatggtgcatgtaaaggcaaaggaaaactggatcaaccatgagttggagagctctggggacggagtgtacatagtcagccactcgactgccacgaccgaggagaAGTACAGAGACAGAAGCCTAAAAACtagtattttgccattagagtggccagtggttgtatataacttttgaaaattgTAAATTTATCTCTTAAACCTTGTTTCTGGGATCACATGTACTAAAcaactattttaatgaaaattaaccgtttacgatcaaaatctctTAACCCTAACCAGATGATTAactttagaatcacatttttatcctaatgacttgattagcaaatccTGCACCATTTCAAATATACAGtataacagtcttggttatccaggacgtAATAGGTAGGTGGGCACTACCCTGAGAAATTGCTTTCTAAGCTCTAACTCAGAATattcaataaaagtgactcgtggacgtacGTAGATTTCAACtagtgaaccacgtaaaatctcagtgttcattttttattttctaaatatatTAGCTTAATTGCTCTTATTTTTTATTGACGAAAATCTACTTCAACAAAAAATTGtttatattttctaataaaattactCGCATTATATTCTGTCAAATTATAATGATAgaatttgaattattattatttgacaGTAATTAAAACTATACACTTGTGTATACTCTGTACTGAATTCaaagattattttttttattagaaagCATTGTCGAGCATATATAATTACCAACAAAACATACAACATCAAATTCATTTTTTCTTAaaactttaatatatatatatttatatatataatctacTAGAGCTCAGCAGGAGATGGGTTTGGGAAGCCATTCACAGTAAATCCTCCATCAACAGTAATAATTTGGCCAGTGACATATGAAGCAGCAGGTAGACAAAGAAAAGCCACCACAGATGAAATGTCATTAGTCTCTCCTACTCGTCTAATTGGAGTTCGGTCAATTACTTGACCAACGATTCCCTTTTCAATATTGCCATCTTCCTGTGAAAATAATGATGATAATAAGGTTTTGTTAACAAAAGTTgatgtttggtaacacttaaaaaatatagttttttatttaattaattaaaaatttaaaaattaaacataaaatgtattttgtaactctatttttatttatttatttttaattttaattaaaatttattaaattttaaaaataaaattttttcactttcaacatttttttaaaccgtttttaattttttttttcttctcttcttcaaatcaacataatatattgttaaacaaaaaataaaaataaaagttatcaaacgcgtttattattttttgtttttaaaaacaaaaatagttatcaaacatatttttattttttacaaataaaaaaacaaaaataaaataatatttttattttatgtttaaaaaattcaaaaataaaaattttaccaaacatgCCCAAAATGGATTCGGAGGCTGGAAATTACCTCAAGGAGGCTAAAAAGCAAAACTCTAATTTTTGAGGGGGCAATTTTCCAAGAAATCAAGGATTATtgtaaaagaatatatatatatatatatatatacatatatatatttatattagaggCTTTTATATACATTTTTCCCTCTCCACACATATTTCTAAATAAAatccccatatatatatatatatatattttttaatttcccTTTTCATACTTTAAATGTTTTTAGTACAAAATTGTCTACtagtaaatatatttttttctaccTTGATcgattcctattttttttttttggtaaaaaagAAGAAATTATTAAAGCATCTTTAACACTCTCaagtaaaattaataatttttttagaatGTAAAAAGTAATTACAATTTTAAGTTTTGTTGTTTTGTAACTcaaaataagaataaatataaacattaataatttaaaattaaaaaatatctcATTAGAATTAAAATATTGATAAAAtcacaatatttaattttaatttatacttaaaattaaaatatataaaaaaagataaaataattaatatatataagcGATATATTAAAGGAAAAATACTAAATTGGTtcatgtgttttaaaaaattacctaattggattttgtattttgttaaatgttattttggaccttgtgttttgtaaaacaaatcaaaatagtacattaaatctgattttggtcaaaattatttcaaatataatatttctttGTCTACTCCTCAAATACATTTTCTGCTTCTTTGAACCTATCGCATTATCAATGACTCGATAATTGATatcatatttaaaattattttggctaaaattgaattcaaagatactATTTTGACATATTTTGCAAAACTCAGAGTCTAATATATCGTTTAACAAAACATAAGCTTAaattaagtaattttttaaaataaaaggaccAATATTGATATTTTTCCTATATTAAATGGTTTGGAGGAATgctaaaaaaattgtaatatttcTTAAGAATATTTGTGTCAATTTACTAATATTATATATTCggaaatttttaaataattaaaaatggcGCGGTGAGAAAAAAAGAAGATTCCCAATAATCACATCCATTATATGATTTAGTATGAAGAATATTTAAATTGTAATAATCCCTATTTTTAAATGTTTAGGTTttcataaatattttcaataaacaTAAGACACTAATTGTAATGAAATAGAATGCATATAATTATTGTaattaaagatatttaattttaataataaatgagaaataaaaatatagcaaaagaaaaaagagaaagatcAGTGTAGTAATATACCGTAAAGCCCTCCAACATTTTGGTTCTTGTAACCCAAGGAGCAACTGTGTTTACACGAATGCTGTCCTTTGCCCATTCACACGCCAAGTTCTTTGTTATTTGGTTCATtgctcctttatatatatatatatatatatatatatatatatatatatatattagtaaaacatattattaatattataaaacaatatggtttatatttttttggactatatagtttaaaaaattattgtttggatcttatgttttgtgaaatgattcaaatagactcataaaccggattttaatgaataaaaaattgaatataataatacAGTTGTTAGGTAAATTGGTTGtgtttttgttctgagttgttaatTTAGTAAATTATTATTTTAGTGCAAAAAACTTTGTTCAAAATCGGAtttaggagtctatttgaactattttacaaaatacaatatctaaaaagtaatttatcaaaatacataatCCAAgcagataatgagacaaaacacagaatctaaaaaataatttatcaaaacataaaatctaaactgtaatgtaatgagacaaaacacaataTGAAATTACAATCTGAAATTAGGAAAATATTTTAGCACTTCATGATTCATGATTGAAAACAATAGTGACACTCTTATAAACACAGTTATTATAAATAAGGTGAGAATATTCGCACCCTCATTTATCGCTTCTCACCTATTCCAATTCATAAATTGTTATTCAATATATTATAATTAGTATATTGACATAAAATATcctatttaaattttaagaaatacAAATGAATTTTAGCATACATCTAAAAcacataatatatatgtatatttataacttaaattataattagtttatcatttttttttaccaataattttgtgatattttatttttaaaaagtataAAATTTGATATTGTAATTTATTCATTGTTTTGCTTCTaataagataatttttttttgtgtaaaaaaaaaacctataaaAACCCTAAAGTCTAAttcattaaaaaataaatgagaacCATTTATTCAATTGAAATCAAAACTTAAAAACTGATTGTGTTTTATTTTACTGTGATTCTCTCTATAACGtggtgtttattattattatttttttgtcaaGTTTTTAGGTTTggattttaattaagtttttaaaatgtttttatttatgatttttttcaatTTCTTTCATCATTAtttcttttagatttttttttcctattttttttacttttccaaattttataaattaaaattgattttataattttttaaaaacattATTTCATATGGTATTGCGGAAATTATATATTGAATCTTTATTAATCATGTCATTTATGTgctaatttaattttaataagtgCAAAAGGTGAGACATGGATAATGTTAATAGCCATGTGTCATCATGTAACCTTGGTATTAATGATACACCCAAATAtaaaatttgatatatatatatacacactagATATACACGTttgaattaattttaaaatttaagtttcttgctaatttaaaaaaaaaaatggttgttAATTCACAATATATTATGTTGTCTGATTTGTGGGTAGGGGGAAGAAGACATTTACTATCTCTTTTTTGGCTGCTGTTATAGCAGTAATTGTttggttcaaattataaattggCTAGGATGAAAAATTAATGCTAGGCAGTTAAATGAGTTGTTTAGGTGGCTGACCAATGTTAAAGGAGTTTCTCAGGAGGTTAGGAAAGGTTTATATTCCATGTCTTTGGTAGCAATGGTGTATCAAATTTGGGAGGTTCGAAATATTGCACTATGGGAGCATAAAGTAGTGAATTTACACTGTACAGAAATGCATATTAGAAAAGAAGTTAAagttagaaataatattttttttgcaCAGTAAAAGAATTAGTGGTAAAGATAGGAGATGGATTGGAGAATTAATtgtatagctttttttttttttttttctgatttgGCTTTTCTTTTAGGAGAGTTGTAGGTTGTAATGTTGTTTTGTTATATGGAATTTTCttacttaccaaaaaaaataTAGTCAACCAGTcgaatttttaaacaaaaattattttgcaaaaattatcaaaactatgtAGGGAAAGAAGTCATTTTGCCAATTATAACAACGATTTGGTCATGTTGTTGCAAATTCCTTATTATTCCATTAtacatttttctttaaaaaaaaaaagagctaaaatgatgtgtatatatttttttattcactgTTTGTGAAAAGTTATCTTAGAGTGCCTAAATGATGGTACTTTATGTGTAGTTGATTGTGCCCAATATTacttattaaatgataataagcAGGGTTCAATTTTTAATTCAATACAATTACCTTATCACATTAATCATTGAGGTATAGCAATGTATTTTCAACAagatcatataattaattatacctTTTGTTGCACCATAGATAGAACAAGCTGGAAGAGCCATAGATCCAGCCACAGAAGAAATGAAGACAATGCTTCCATTTCCAGAAGCTTTAAAAAGCGGATGACTAAGTTGTGATAAATGGAAACCAGATTCAAAGTTGGTACCCATTAGAGTCGAAATATCTTCAGCCGTGTACTCAATGGAATCCTTCGGTATTACTTTCGCAGCATTATTTACCTCAATAGTAAGCCCATACACATCAGAATATGAAGTACATATATAGCTATTATTACTAGCAAATTtgatatttcaaaatatatatttatatcgtCGATTAATATTGTGTATGTCTGATCTGATTTTTCTTTGATGAGAAGAAACATTGGGGAAAAGTACTTACAAGAATGTTGAGCTTCCCTTGGAAAATAGAAGACACAGTTTCCATAAGTTTCTCTCTTTGGTCTCTGTATAACACATCACACACTGAACCACTTACTATGAAACCCTTCTTTTTCCACTCTTCCAAACACTGCTCCAACTCACTCTCTTTGCGACAACAGGTGTGAACTATGGCTCCAAATCTGGCTAGTTCTTCCACTATGGCATGCCTAAAACACAAGTTtttctcatatatataaatatatatataaagtaatattaataactattatCCAAGTTAATAATATATACCCTATGCCACGAGATCCCCCAGTCACCAGAGCTGTTTTTCCCTGAAGACTCCATCTCTCGTCCGTAAAAATGCGCTTTGTTTCAGCCATGTTTGTAGTCTTCGTAGTCGAGTTTGTGATACTGTacgtaatatatataaataaatattaacagTAGACCTGTTCctgcattttttattttttctgagaAAATGTCTGTTCTCGAATTTTCATTATTACTGATGTTAGTATACAATTAACTAAAGCCATCCACTAAAGCTTAGTATTCTATAGCTTCTTTTTTCCTAATTTAAAATAATGAGAAATTGTATTAAAATAATAAGCTTAGTatgtaatttcattttttttaaaagaaagttTTGCTATATTATCTTAAAACTCTGTGGTCTTAATTTCGTAATGTTTGATTTTTAATCGTACTATCACCCTGACAATAAATCTCTACGTCTGGGAAGGTGTCTTGAGTAAATTAGAGGtagaaaatttttatttattattgtcttataaaaaaaattaaattatggtTTTTATCTGCACTATCACCGGACAATAAACATACACCAACTTTATAGGAACGGATTTACTATATCAGGT
It encodes the following:
- the LOC133801342 gene encoding tropinone reductase homolog At5g06060-like, which produces MAETKRIFTDERWSLQGKTALVTGGSRGIGHAIVEELARFGAIVHTCCRKESELEQCLEEWKKKGFIVSGSVCDVLYRDQREKLMETVSSIFQGKLNILVNNAAKVIPKDSIEYTAEDISTLMGTNFESGFHLSQLSHPLFKASGNGSIVFISSVAGSMALPACSIYGATKGAMNQITKNLACEWAKDSIRVNTVAPWVTRTKMLEGFTEDGNIEKGIVGQVIDRTPIRRVGETNDISSVVAFLCLPAASYVTGQIITVDGGFTVNGFPNPSPAEL